In Streptomyces capitiformicae, one genomic interval encodes:
- a CDS encoding GntR family transcriptional regulator translates to MSARPLYVQLADIVERKIASGELAPDRPIPSENHLADEYGVARLTARRATQELRERGLVVTVRGKGSFVVERPPVQAATEGDEPTEE, encoded by the coding sequence ATGAGCGCCCGGCCGCTCTACGTCCAACTGGCCGATATCGTCGAGCGCAAGATCGCATCGGGAGAGCTGGCGCCCGACCGACCCATCCCTTCGGAGAACCACCTCGCCGACGAGTACGGCGTCGCCCGACTCACCGCACGCCGGGCCACCCAAGAACTCCGCGAGCGCGGGCTTGTAGTCACCGTGCGCGGGAAGGGCTCCTTCGTTGTCGAGCGGCCACCCGTCCAGGCCGCGACCGAAGGCGATGAGCCCACCGAAGAGTGA
- a CDS encoding EamA family transporter, translating into MTLPSADRPAAAPAPAVPAAPAASARRGALGPVGLVLAGGISVQFGGALAVSLMPRAGALGVVSLRLAVAALALLVVCRPRLRGHSRTDWGTVVVFGVTMAAMNGLFYQSVARIPLGPAVTLEVLGPLALSVLTSRRAVNLVWAGLALCGAFLLGGGGEGGISGLDPLGAAFALSAGAMWAAYIVFSARTGRRFPQADGLALAMAVAAVLFLPLGVIESGTRLLDPTTIALGAAVAVLSSALPYTLELLALRRLPAPTFAILMSLEPAIAATAGFLILNQTLSATESLAIALVIAASMGAVRTQVGRGKANK; encoded by the coding sequence GTGACACTCCCCAGCGCTGACCGGCCCGCTGCGGCCCCCGCCCCCGCTGTCCCCGCCGCCCCGGCGGCTTCTGCGCGGCGGGGTGCCCTGGGGCCGGTGGGGCTCGTGCTGGCCGGGGGGATATCGGTGCAGTTCGGCGGGGCGTTGGCAGTGAGCCTGATGCCTCGGGCCGGGGCGCTCGGGGTGGTGTCGCTGCGGCTGGCGGTGGCCGCGCTGGCGCTGCTCGTGGTGTGCCGACCCCGGCTGCGCGGGCACTCGCGCACCGACTGGGGCACGGTCGTCGTCTTCGGCGTCACCATGGCCGCGATGAACGGCCTTTTCTACCAGTCCGTCGCCCGTATCCCCCTCGGCCCCGCCGTCACCCTGGAGGTGCTCGGCCCGCTGGCCCTGTCCGTCCTGACGTCCCGCCGCGCAGTGAACCTGGTGTGGGCCGGGCTGGCGCTGTGCGGCGCCTTCCTCCTCGGCGGCGGCGGTGAGGGGGGCATCAGCGGCCTCGACCCGCTCGGCGCGGCCTTCGCCCTCTCCGCCGGGGCGATGTGGGCGGCGTACATCGTCTTCAGCGCGCGTACGGGCCGACGGTTCCCGCAGGCCGACGGGCTGGCGCTGGCCATGGCGGTCGCGGCTGTGCTGTTCCTGCCGCTGGGCGTGATCGAGTCCGGGACGCGGCTCCTCGACCCGACGACGATCGCCCTGGGCGCCGCCGTCGCCGTACTCTCCTCCGCCCTCCCCTACACCCTCGAACTCCTCGCCCTGCGCCGCCTCCCCGCCCCCACCTTCGCGATCCTCATGAGCCTGGAGCCCGCCATCGCCGCGACAGCGGGCTTCCTGATCCTGAACCAGACCCTCTCCGCGACGGAGTCCCTCGCCATCGCCCTGGTGATCGCGGCGAGCATGGGGGCGGTGCGGACGCAGGTGGGGCGAGGGAAAGCGAACAAGTGA